From Streptomyces sp. SCSIO 75703:
GTTCGGCGAGCAGCCAGGTGTTCGTCCCGTCCAGCGTCATGGGGGACGGGTTGGGCGCGAGGACGTTCACCGCGCGCGGGGTGGCCGTCCCGGAACGGACGACGCCCCGGGGCCGGCCGGGCAGGGAGGCCGCGTCGGTCATCGGGCCGCTCCCCGGGCCGGGCCGGCGGGTGTCCCGGCGGCGACGTACTTGGTGAACTCCTCGTGTCCCGGCCAGGAGAGCACGATCTCGTCGCCGTCCAGCCGGGCCCGCGCCAGCACGGGCTCCAGGTCCTGCTCCGGCGCCGCGGCGAGCGCCGCCGCGGCGGTGGGGTGCGCCGACAGCGAGCGCAGGGTGGCGACGGTCGGCGGCATCATCAGCAGGTCACCCCGGTCGTATCCGGCCACCGCCTCGTCCGGCGTGATCCACACCGTGCGGTCGGCCTCGGTGGAGGCGTTGCGCGTGCGCTGGCCCTCGGGGAGGGCGGCCACGAAGAACCAGGTGTCGTAGCGCCGGGCCTCGAACTCCGGCGTGATCCAGCGGGCCCAGGCGCCCAGCAGGTCGGAGCGCAGCACGAGGCCCCGGCGGTCCAGGAACTCCGCGAAGGACAGGTCACGGGCGACCAGGGCGGCCCGCTCGGCCTCCCAGTCGGCGCCCGTGGTGTCGCCGACGACCGTGTCGGGGCCCGGTCCGGCGAGCAGGACGCCGCTCTCCTCGTACGTCTCCCGCACGGCGGCGCAGACGATCGCCTGGGCGGTGTTCTCGTCGACGCCGAGCCTGCTCGCCCACCACGCGCGCGTGGGGCCCGCCCAGCCGACCGCCCGGTCGTCGCGGGGGTCGACCCCGCCGCCGGGGTAGGCGTACGCGCCCCCGGCGAAGGCCATGGAGGTGCGGCGGCGCAGCATGTGGACGACCGTGCCGGTGCCGGTGTCCTTCAGGAGCATGACGGTGGCCGCGCGCCGCGCCTCGACCGGCGTGAGCGTGCCGGCCGCGAGCGCGCGAATGCGGTCGGGCCACTCCGGGGGGTACCACTGACCATTCGCCATGGCCGGAGGCTATCCGCTGGCGGGCGGATGTTCGAGGGGCCCCGGGGCGGGAGCGGACTCCCGACCCGGGGCGCCGTGCGGGCGCGATACGGCGCGCGTGCGCGACCGTACGGGCCGGTCTCCCGGCACACAGCGGCCCCGGCCCGGCCCGGACGCCCGTCCGGGCCCGCGGGTGGCCGTACGCGACCGGCGCGGACCCCTAGGCGTCGGTCAGCTCGACCTGGACCTCGACCTCCACCGGCGCGTCCAGCGGCAGCACCGCCACGCCGACGGCGCTGCGGGCGTGCACGCCCTTGTCTCCGAGGACCTGGGCGAGGAGTTCGCTGGCCCCGTTGATCACGGAGGGCTGGCCGGTGAAGTCGGGCGCGGAGGCGACGAAGCCGACCACCTTCACGACACGCGCGACGCGGTCGAGGTCACCGGCGACGGACTTCACGGCGGCCAGGGCGTTCAGCGCGCACACGCGCGCCAGGTCCTTGGCCTCCTCCGGGGTGATCTCGGCGCCCACCTTGCCGGTGACCGGCAGCGTGCCGTCCACCATGGGGAGCTGGCCGGAGGTGAAGACGTAGGAGCCGGACCGCACGGCGGGCTGGTAGGCGGCCAGCGGCGGGACGACCGCGGGGAGGGTCAGGCCGAGTTCGGCGAGCTTCTCCTCGACGGCGCTCATGCCTGCTTCTCCCGCTTCAGGTAGGCGACGAGCTGCTCGGCGTTGGGCCCGGGGACGACCTGGACCAGCTCCCAGCCGTCCTCGCCCCAGGTGTCCAGAATCTGCTTCGTGGCATGGACGAGCAGCGGCACGGTTGCGTATTCCCACTTGGTCATGCCGCCGACTCTAGCCGCCCGGTCGGGGCCCCAGGCGGCCGACCGGGGCCACGTTGTCCACAGCCTCCCGCGTGAGCGGCACGCGAACTGGTTACGCTCGAATACGTGAGCAGGCTCCAGGTCGTCAGCGGCAAGGGCGGTACCGGCAAGACCACGGTGGCCGCGGCCCTCGCGTTGGCCCTGGCCACCGAGGGGAAGCGCGCGCTTCTCGTCGAGGTCGAGGGCCGCCAGGGCATCGCGCAGCTCTTCGAGACGGAAGCGCTGCCTTACGAGGAGCGGAAGATCGCCGTCGCTCCCGGGGGCGGGGAGGTGTACGCCCTCGCCATCGACCCCGAGCGGGCTCTGCTGGACTACCTCCAGATGTTCTACAAACTCGGCAGCGCCGGACGGGCCCTGAAGAAGCTCGGCGCGATCGACTTCGCCACCACCGTCGCCCCCGGCCTGCGGGACGTCCTGCTGACCGGCAAGGCGTGCGAGGCGGTGCGCCGCAAGGACCGCGGCGGACGGTTCGTCTACGACCACGTGATCATGGACGCTCCCCCCACCGGACGCGTCACCCGCTTCCTCAACGTCAACGACGAGGTGGCCGGCCTCGCCAAGGTCGGCCCGATACACCATCAGGCCCAGGCGGTGATGCGGGTGCTGAAGTCGCCGCAGACCGCCGTGCACCTGGTGACGCTGCTGGAGGAGATGCCGGTCCAGGAGACCGCCGACGGCATCGCCGAGCTGCGCGCGGCCCGCCTCCCGGTGGGCCGGGTCGTCGTCAACATGGTCCGCCCCGAGATCCTCGACGGGGACGGCCTGGAGCTGGTGCGGAGCACGCCCCGCTCGGCCCTCGCGCGGTCGCTGTCCGGGGCCGGGCTCGGTGGGGCGCGGCGCGGCGGGCGCGCCGAGCGGCTGGTGGACCCGCTGCTGGAGCAGGCGGAGGAGTACGCCGAGCGGTACGCGCTGGAGCAGGAGCAGCGGGCCGCGCTGGGCGAACTGGGGCTGCCGCTGCACGAGCTGCCGCTGTTCGCCGAGGGGATGGATCTGGCGGGGCTGTACGAGCTGGCCACCGAGTTGCGGAAGCAGGGGATCGCATGAGCCAGGACCCGGCCCGCGCCGAGGCCCGTACCGAGAAGACCACCGGGGGCGCGGGGAGGGCGGGCGGGCCGGGGGGTTCCGGCACCGGGTCCGCCGCCGCGCACGAGGCCGGCGGCCGGCCGCTCTCCCCCGCGCGCGTGCTCCACGTCGACCCGCTGCTGGACGATCCGGCGACACGCATCGTGGTCTGCTGCGGCTCGGGCGGCGTCGGC
This genomic window contains:
- a CDS encoding NUDIX hydrolase produces the protein MANGQWYPPEWPDRIRALAAGTLTPVEARRAATVMLLKDTGTGTVVHMLRRRTSMAFAGGAYAYPGGGVDPRDDRAVGWAGPTRAWWASRLGVDENTAQAIVCAAVRETYEESGVLLAGPGPDTVVGDTTGADWEAERAALVARDLSFAEFLDRRGLVLRSDLLGAWARWITPEFEARRYDTWFFVAALPEGQRTRNASTEADRTVWITPDEAVAGYDRGDLLMMPPTVATLRSLSAHPTAAAALAAAPEQDLEPVLARARLDGDEIVLSWPGHEEFTKYVAAGTPAGPARGAAR
- a CDS encoding RidA family protein — translated: MSAVEEKLAELGLTLPAVVPPLAAYQPAVRSGSYVFTSGQLPMVDGTLPVTGKVGAEITPEEAKDLARVCALNALAAVKSVAGDLDRVARVVKVVGFVASAPDFTGQPSVINGASELLAQVLGDKGVHARSAVGVAVLPLDAPVEVEVQVELTDA
- a CDS encoding DUF4177 domain-containing protein; translated protein: MTKWEYATVPLLVHATKQILDTWGEDGWELVQVVPGPNAEQLVAYLKREKQA
- a CDS encoding ArsA-related P-loop ATPase, which produces MSRLQVVSGKGGTGKTTVAAALALALATEGKRALLVEVEGRQGIAQLFETEALPYEERKIAVAPGGGEVYALAIDPERALLDYLQMFYKLGSAGRALKKLGAIDFATTVAPGLRDVLLTGKACEAVRRKDRGGRFVYDHVIMDAPPTGRVTRFLNVNDEVAGLAKVGPIHHQAQAVMRVLKSPQTAVHLVTLLEEMPVQETADGIAELRAARLPVGRVVVNMVRPEILDGDGLELVRSTPRSALARSLSGAGLGGARRGGRAERLVDPLLEQAEEYAERYALEQEQRAALGELGLPLHELPLFAEGMDLAGLYELATELRKQGIA